One window of Mycoplasma cottewii genomic DNA carries:
- a CDS encoding alpha/beta hydrolase, translated as MKNKVCSVNKNNFFKIAFYFIFIYIFQITKQNKYIKRFIHFCLTYKRFDDFTNTYNEHVWDLKDKNIKDFLIDKDQIKEFELSNDKGNISCLKIENKNSKKWVIGLHGWTENKYLALRLVQHFLNDGYNILTFDQFAHGRSYGKNTDVGFSTIEMLDTVIEFLKQNKATHIGLIGNSMGASTSVLYAQIGKHKKDINWIVADCGFSNLVRQFRWYMSTRLEKKWWQTSLFVGSKFNKHVNKDIKQYDLLKNMNQVTTPIFYIHSKGDTFINYLMSVEMYEKSNKDITEIWTPENSEHVRVIADYADQYHIKVKEFIKKHSL; from the coding sequence ATGAAAAATAAAGTTTGTTCAGTTAATAAAAATAATTTTTTTAAAATAGCATTTTATTTTATTTTTATTTATATATTTCAAATTACAAAACAAAATAAATATATTAAAAGATTCATTCATTTTTGTTTAACATATAAAAGATTTGATGATTTTACTAATACATATAATGAACATGTTTGAGATCTTAAAGATAAAAATATTAAAGATTTTTTAATTGATAAAGATCAAATTAAAGAGTTTGAATTATCTAATGATAAAGGTAATATTAGTTGTTTAAAAATAGAAAATAAAAATTCTAAAAAATGAGTAATCGGATTACACGGTTGAACTGAAAATAAATATTTAGCTTTAAGACTTGTTCAACATTTTTTAAATGATGGTTATAATATTTTAACTTTTGATCAATTTGCTCATGGTCGAAGTTATGGTAAAAATACTGATGTTGGATTTAGTACAATAGAAATGCTAGATACTGTTATTGAATTTTTAAAACAAAATAAAGCTACTCATATAGGGTTAATTGGAAATAGTATGGGAGCATCAACTTCGGTTTTATACGCTCAAATTGGAAAACATAAAAAAGATATTAATTGAATTGTTGCTGATTGTGGTTTTTCAAATTTAGTTCGTCAATTTAGATGATATATGTCAACTAGATTAGAAAAAAAATGATGACAAACTAGTTTATTTGTTGGATCAAAATTTAATAAACATGTAAATAAAGATATTAAACAATATGATTTATTAAAAAATATGAATCAAGTTACAACTCCAATATTTTATATTCATTCTAAAGGTGATACTTTTATTAATTATTTAATGAGTGTTGAAATGTATGAAAAATCAAATAAAGATATAACTGAAATTTGAACTCCTGAAAATAGTGAACATGTTAGAGTTATTGCAGATTATGCTGATCAATATCATATTAAAGTTAAAGAGTTTATTAAAAAACATTCTTTATAA
- the nrdE gene encoding class 1b ribonucleoside-diphosphate reductase subunit alpha: protein MKDNKDLHILDNTNDDYIKLNARSKLFSPGQDNFKLDVEAAKSYIENHIEPRMIKFDNLRQRIGYLVENNYYDKEIIDKYDFKQIEELDEYAKSFNHSFPSFMGALKFFNAYALKTFDSEKYLESYTDRVLMNALFLGNGNYDKAKSILKNIMLGRFQPATPTFLNAGKKHRGEYVSCYLLRCEDNMESICRTISTSLQLSKRGGGVAICLTNLRETGSPIKNIDGLSSGPIPVMKILEDSFTYADQLGQRQGAGAVYISAHHPDIISFLDTKRENADEKIRIKSLSLGVVIPDITFELARENKDMALFSPYDVQKVYGKPLSDISITEKYYEMLENPSIKKTFISARKLFLTIAELHFESGYPYILFEDTVNRRNAHDKKGRIIMSNLCSEIVQVSTASEYSQDLSFTKTGEDICCNLGSLNIDKMMKSGREFGESVHTAITALDVVSRNSDLDCAPSIKNGNANNHAVGLGAMNLHGFLATNSVMYNSPEAVDFTNMFFYTVAYNAFKASNKLAEEFGKFSSFDESRFADGSWFDKYTKCDPNKWTPATAKVKELFSKYDVEIPTQQQWIELVEKIKQTGLANSHLMAVAPTGSISYLSSCTPSLQPVVSTVEVRKEGKLGRVYVPAYEINFDNMAYYAIGAYEMGPDPIINVVAAAQQHVDQAISLTLFMTDKATTRDLNRAYVNAFKQGCASIYYVRIRQDVLEDSENYECDACKI from the coding sequence ATGAAAGATAATAAAGACCTACATATCTTAGATAATACTAATGATGACTATATTAAATTAAATGCTAGATCTAAATTGTTTTCTCCAGGTCAAGATAACTTTAAATTAGATGTAGAAGCTGCAAAATCATATATTGAAAATCATATCGAACCAAGAATGATCAAGTTTGATAATTTAAGACAAAGAATAGGATATTTAGTTGAAAATAATTATTACGATAAAGAAATAATAGATAAATATGATTTTAAACAAATTGAAGAGTTAGATGAATATGCTAAATCATTCAATCATTCATTTCCAAGTTTTATGGGTGCATTAAAATTCTTTAATGCATATGCTTTAAAAACTTTTGATAGTGAAAAATACTTAGAATCATACACTGATCGTGTTTTAATGAACGCACTATTTTTAGGAAATGGTAATTATGACAAAGCAAAAAGTATTTTAAAAAATATTATGTTAGGACGTTTCCAACCAGCAACTCCAACATTTTTAAATGCAGGTAAAAAACACAGAGGAGAATATGTTTCATGTTACTTATTAAGATGTGAAGATAACATGGAATCAATTTGTAGAACTATTTCAACATCACTTCAACTTTCAAAAAGAGGTGGAGGAGTTGCAATTTGTTTAACAAACTTACGTGAAACTGGATCACCTATTAAAAATATTGATGGATTAAGTAGTGGACCAATTCCTGTAATGAAAATTTTAGAAGATTCATTTACTTATGCAGATCAATTAGGACAACGTCAGGGAGCTGGAGCGGTTTATATTTCAGCACACCACCCAGACATCATTTCATTTTTAGATACTAAAAGAGAAAATGCTGATGAAAAAATCAGAATTAAATCTTTATCTTTAGGAGTAGTTATTCCAGATATTACTTTTGAATTAGCTAGAGAAAATAAAGACATGGCTTTATTTAGTCCTTATGATGTTCAAAAAGTTTATGGTAAGCCATTATCTGATATTTCAATTACTGAAAAATACTATGAAATGTTAGAAAATCCAAGCATTAAAAAAACTTTTATTAGTGCAAGAAAATTATTCTTAACTATTGCTGAATTACATTTTGAAAGTGGATATCCATATATTTTATTTGAAGATACAGTAAACAGAAGAAATGCTCATGATAAAAAAGGAAGGATTATTATGAGTAACTTATGTAGTGAAATTGTTCAAGTAAGTACAGCAAGTGAATACAGCCAAGATCTATCATTTACAAAAACTGGTGAAGATATTTGTTGTAATTTAGGAAGTTTAAATATTGATAAAATGATGAAATCTGGAAGAGAATTTGGTGAATCAGTTCACACTGCAATTACTGCATTAGATGTTGTTTCAAGAAATTCTGATCTAGATTGTGCCCCATCAATTAAAAACGGTAATGCTAATAATCATGCTGTTGGATTAGGAGCTATGAACTTACATGGATTTTTAGCTACAAACTCAGTTATGTATAATTCACCTGAAGCAGTTGATTTTACTAATATGTTCTTCTACACAGTTGCTTATAATGCGTTTAAAGCATCAAACAAATTAGCTGAAGAATTTGGAAAATTTAGTTCATTTGATGAATCAAGATTTGCAGATGGTTCTTGATTTGATAAATATACAAAATGCGATCCTAACAAATGAACTCCAGCAACTGCAAAAGTTAAAGAATTATTCAGTAAATATGATGTAGAAATTCCTACTCAACAACAATGAATTGAATTAGTAGAAAAAATTAAACAAACTGGACTAGCAAACTCTCACTTAATGGCAGTTGCTCCTACTGGATCAATTAGTTATCTAAGTTCATGTACTCCATCACTTCAACCTGTTGTTTCAACTGTTGAAGTTAGAAAAGAAGGAAAACTAGGTAGAGTTTATGTTCCTGCATATGAAATTAATTTTGATAATATGGCTTATTATGCAATTGGAGCATATGAAATGGGACCAGACCCAATTATTAATGTTGTAGCAGCTGCTCAACAACACGTTGATCAAGCAATATCATTAACATTATTTATGACTGATAAAGCAACAACAAGAGATCTAAACCGTGCTTATGTTAATGCATTTAAACAAGGTTGTGCATCAATTTATTATGTACGAATTCGTCAAGATGTTTTAGAAGATAGTGAAAACTACGAATGTGATGCATGTAAAATTTAA
- the nrdF gene encoding class 1b ribonucleoside-diphosphate reductase subunit beta, whose amino-acid sequence MSKEQKYYNESVSPTEFIQQGFKGNLRSVNWNVINDEKDLEVWNRITQNFWLPEKIPVSNDLSSWRGLTPEWQQLITRTFTGLTLLDTVQATVGDVTQIDNSLTDHEQVIYANFAFMVAVHARSYGTIFSTLCSSEQIEEAHEWVVKTESLQKRAKALIPYYAGNDPLKSKVAAALMPGFLLYGGFYLPFYLSARGKLPNTSDIVRLILRDKVIHNYYSGYKYQKKVAKLSPEKQEEMKKFVFDLLYELIDLETEYLKELYDGFGIVEDAIRFSVYNAGKFLQNLGYDSPFSEEETRIEPEIFNQLSARADENHDFFSGNGSSYVMGVSVETEDEDWEF is encoded by the coding sequence ATGTCAAAAGAACAAAAATACTATAACGAATCAGTAAGTCCGACCGAATTTATTCAACAAGGCTTTAAAGGCAACTTAAGATCTGTAAACTGAAATGTAATTAATGATGAAAAAGACTTAGAAGTTTGAAATAGAATTACACAAAACTTCTGATTACCAGAAAAAATTCCAGTTTCAAATGATTTAAGTTCATGAAGAGGATTGACTCCTGAATGACAACAATTAATTACTAGAACATTTACAGGGCTAACTTTATTAGATACAGTTCAAGCAACAGTTGGAGATGTTACACAAATTGATAATTCATTAACAGATCACGAACAAGTAATTTATGCTAACTTTGCTTTTATGGTTGCAGTTCACGCAAGAAGTTATGGAACAATATTTTCAACATTATGTTCAAGCGAACAAATTGAAGAAGCTCATGAATGAGTAGTTAAAACTGAATCACTACAAAAAAGAGCAAAAGCTTTAATTCCATATTATGCTGGAAATGATCCATTAAAATCTAAAGTTGCCGCTGCTTTAATGCCAGGATTCTTGTTATATGGAGGATTCTACTTACCATTCTATTTATCAGCTAGAGGTAAATTACCAAACACTTCTGATATTGTTAGATTAATTTTAAGAGATAAAGTTATTCATAATTACTACAGTGGTTATAAATATCAGAAAAAGGTTGCTAAATTATCACCTGAAAAACAAGAAGAAATGAAAAAATTCGTTTTTGATTTACTATATGAATTAATTGATTTAGAAACTGAATATTTAAAAGAATTATATGATGGATTTGGTATAGTTGAAGATGCTATTAGATTTAGTGTTTACAACGCAGGAAAATTCTTACAAAACTTAGGATACGATTCACCATTTAGTGAAGAAGAAACAAGAATCGAACCTGAAATCTTTAACCAATTATCAGCTAGAGCTGATGAAAACCATGATTTCTTCTCAGGAAACGGATCATCATATGTTATGGGAGTTTCTGTTGAAACTGAAGATGAAGACTGAGAATTTTAG
- the mgtE gene encoding magnesium transporter: protein MIDHTYLEQQIINLYNNKKTQDIINLAEETQPADFAEVLNHIQEKIAFEIFKKIKVSQSSEIFNYLSYDLREYILKNLNITKLKKLVNELYSDDIIDAIEDMETEIVRKVFDAASIEQRKELLNILKYDDYTAGSIMSVDFLSVRETKTVSKTINEIKKNHEEYDEIDDVFVVNKIGQLIGSIEVKDLILNDNNTKIGEFMNRKIISINSNQSQEEAAIMFKKYDINTLPVVDDNNILVGIITVDDVIDVLIEETNEDIHKYSGIKTTETNYFETSIWQMFRSRSLSLLIMLVLGFITNILMIVVFNKYNPTANSQLLLMLVPLTLIISGVVACSANQTLLITGRAISLQQLHKKEIKTIFFKEILVSIMLAIILVIINFLRMICIYLIEYKADFSNIYIWKSIIIASVGIFITILISNILALILPLIINKLGKDSSSVSLPLLTIVVDIITVVIFLGVGILFI, encoded by the coding sequence ATGATAGATCACACGTATTTAGAACAACAAATAATTAATCTTTACAATAATAAAAAAACTCAAGATATTATTAATCTTGCTGAAGAGACACAACCTGCAGATTTTGCAGAAGTTTTAAATCATATTCAAGAAAAAATAGCATTTGAAATTTTTAAAAAAATTAAAGTATCACAATCAAGTGAAATATTTAATTATTTATCTTATGACTTAAGAGAATATATATTAAAAAATTTAAATATAACTAAGTTAAAAAAACTAGTTAATGAACTTTATTCAGATGATATTATTGATGCTATTGAAGATATGGAAACTGAAATTGTTAGAAAAGTATTTGATGCTGCTTCAATTGAACAAAGAAAAGAATTATTAAATATTTTAAAATATGATGACTATACTGCTGGAAGTATTATGAGTGTTGATTTTCTATCAGTTAGAGAAACTAAAACTGTATCTAAAACAATAAATGAAATTAAAAAAAATCACGAAGAATATGATGAAATTGATGATGTATTTGTTGTTAATAAAATCGGTCAATTGATCGGAAGTATTGAAGTTAAAGATCTAATTTTAAATGATAATAATACTAAAATTGGTGAATTTATGAATAGAAAAATAATTTCAATTAATTCTAATCAATCTCAAGAAGAAGCTGCTATTATGTTTAAAAAATATGATATTAATACTTTACCAGTAGTTGATGATAACAATATTTTAGTAGGTATTATTACAGTTGATGATGTGATTGATGTCTTGATTGAAGAAACTAATGAAGACATTCATAAATATAGCGGTATTAAAACAACAGAAACAAATTATTTTGAAACTTCAATTTGACAAATGTTTAGATCAAGAAGTTTATCTTTACTAATAATGCTAGTACTAGGCTTTATTACAAATATTTTAATGATTGTCGTATTTAATAAATATAATCCTACAGCTAACAGTCAATTACTATTAATGTTAGTTCCTTTAACATTAATAATTTCAGGAGTAGTTGCTTGTTCAGCTAATCAAACTTTATTAATAACAGGACGAGCTATTAGTTTACAACAATTACATAAAAAAGAAATTAAAACAATCTTTTTTAAAGAAATACTTGTTTCAATAATGCTCGCAATAATTCTTGTTATCATTAACTTTTTAAGAATGATATGTATTTATTTAATTGAATATAAAGCTGATTTTAGTAATATTTATATTTGAAAAAGTATCATAATAGCTAGTGTTGGAATTTTTATTACTATTTTAATTTCAAATATTTTAGCTTTAATATTACCTTTAATCATAAATAAATTAGGTAAAGATTCTTCATCAGTTTCACTTCCATTATTAACTATAGTTGTTGATATTATTACTGTTGTTATATTTTTAGGTGTTGGTATATTATTTATATAA
- the trmB gene encoding tRNA (guanosine(46)-N7)-methyltransferase TrmB — MRLRNKPWTKDFLEIHKNNLIHFNKPNRLDLNKEFNNNNDVHLEIGCGKGQFITTLALKNSDINFIGMEKETTVVGVALKKSLKVFEQNNQQMNNLKYFNDFAEDLTEMFDENSISKIYLNFSDPWPKKRHAKKRLTFITFLDRYSKILKKDGILEFKSDNDLLYEFSLEQLSQTNKWEIIYKTNDLYKDQEMIKDNIATEYETKFHSLGKILTK; from the coding sequence ATGCGTTTAAGAAATAAACCGTGAACAAAAGATTTTTTAGAAATTCACAAAAATAATCTAATACATTTTAATAAACCAAATCGTTTAGATTTAAATAAAGAATTTAATAACAATAATGATGTTCATCTTGAAATAGGATGTGGTAAAGGTCAATTTATAACTACTTTAGCTTTAAAAAATAGTGATATTAATTTTATTGGTATGGAAAAAGAAACAACAGTTGTTGGAGTAGCTTTAAAAAAGAGTTTAAAAGTTTTTGAACAAAATAATCAACAAATGAATAATTTAAAATATTTTAATGATTTTGCTGAAGATTTAACTGAAATGTTTGATGAAAATTCTATTTCAAAAATTTATTTAAACTTTTCAGATCCATGACCTAAAAAAAGACACGCTAAAAAGCGTTTAACATTTATTACATTTTTAGATCGATATTCTAAAATACTTAAAAAAGATGGGATTTTAGAATTTAAAAGTGATAATGATTTATTATATGAATTTAGTTTAGAACAATTAAGTCAAACTAATAAGTGAGAAATTATTTATAAAACTAATGATTTATATAAAGATCAAGAAATGATAAAAGATAATATTGCAACTGAATATGAAACAAAATTTCATAGTTTAGGAAAAATATTAACAAAATAG
- the nrdI gene encoding class Ib ribonucleoside-diphosphate reductase assembly flavoprotein NrdI encodes MHENVKKVSASDVIKPKGAPFVVYFSSISNNTHRFIQKLGIDNARIPYEIEQAISVDKDYVLCTPTYSGGGEHLEGAVPKQVIKFLNNPENRKYCRGVIASGNSNFGDTFGIAGPIISKKLNVPFLYQFELLGTQHDVSEITKILNKFWEDGNNER; translated from the coding sequence ATGCATGAAAATGTAAAAAAAGTTAGTGCTAGTGATGTCATTAAACCAAAAGGAGCACCATTCGTTGTTTATTTTTCATCAATATCAAATAATACTCATAGATTTATACAAAAATTAGGTATTGATAATGCAAGAATCCCATATGAAATAGAACAAGCTATTTCTGTTGATAAAGATTATGTTTTATGTACACCAACATATAGTGGTGGAGGAGAACATTTAGAAGGGGCAGTTCCAAAACAAGTTATTAAATTTTTAAATAATCCTGAAAATAGAAAATACTGTCGAGGAGTTATTGCTTCAGGAAATAGTAATTTTGGAGATACTTTTGGTATTGCAGGACCAATTATTTCAAAAAAATTAAACGTTCCATTTTTATATCAATTTGAATTATTAGGAACACAACATGATGTAAGTGAAATTACAAAAATATTAAATAAATTCTGAGAGGATGGAAATAATGAAAGATAA
- a CDS encoding MAG4940 family membrane protein has translation MKNTPGEALRTYFNGTVFTFEIIGVFLLVFFVFTFKLLSIILKKQNNKLFLSVCFTMSTALAFFLPYAFASIISKTAIAPFLNPMIVLFKSILIGFGKSGQDLTGLTGSMLTKGIPYIFAGQLIGGILGFVAFLGFFYAIKRTYANKVDYELLQQTTIKSFFQTKSELSTLGFSIKEFIFITSLIIVMPLISMIDHGIYRIDMFGILLIELFVIWVILFISSFLEYFSFHLFFPILDIVFKTVNFALLDKEVKKQELKGFLTELLKLLLVVIFSITIPIVIGFICILIKMQTGVVISLA, from the coding sequence TTAAAAAATACACCAGGAGAGGCCTTAAGAACTTATTTTAACGGCACAGTTTTTACTTTTGAAATTATTGGGGTATTTTTATTGGTGTTTTTCGTATTTACATTTAAATTACTATCAATAATTTTAAAAAAACAAAATAATAAACTATTTTTATCTGTATGTTTTACAATGTCAACGGCATTAGCTTTTTTCTTGCCTTATGCATTTGCAAGTATTATTTCGAAAACTGCTATTGCACCATTTTTAAATCCTATGATTGTTTTATTTAAATCAATACTTATAGGATTTGGAAAATCAGGACAAGATCTAACAGGACTTACAGGTAGTATGTTAACTAAAGGTATTCCTTATATATTTGCTGGACAATTAATTGGAGGAATTTTAGGTTTTGTTGCATTCTTAGGATTCTTTTACGCCATAAAAAGAACTTATGCAAATAAAGTTGATTATGAATTATTACAACAAACTACAATCAAGTCATTTTTTCAAACAAAAAGTGAATTATCAACATTAGGATTCAGTATTAAAGAATTTATTTTCATAACTTCTTTAATTATTGTAATGCCTTTAATTTCAATGATTGATCACGGTATTTATAGAATTGATATGTTTGGAATTCTTTTAATTGAGTTATTTGTTATATGAGTAATTTTATTCATATCATCATTTTTGGAATACTTTTCATTCCACTTATTTTTCCCAATATTAGATATTGTTTTTAAAACAGTTAACTTTGCTTTATTAGACAAAGAAGTTAAAAAACAAGAGTTAAAAGGTTTTTTAACAGAATTATTAAAACTATTATTAGTAGTTATTTTTTCTATAACTATTCCTATAGTAATAGGATTTATATGTATATTAATTAAAATGCAAACAGGAGTCGTTATTTCACTTGCATAG
- a CDS encoding bifunctional folylpolyglutamate synthase/dihydrofolate synthase has translation MISVDEFLFEWLTRDKKISVFKEVLRELNNIESKLPTINVVGTNGKGSTSFYISQGLKQKYKKVGLFISPAFMFHNERIQINNTPISDDDLKKYIKKAEVYMYKYQLNFFEMWTLIMILYFVDNQVDIVVCEAGIGGYYDTTNYMSNQILTAFSSVSIDHTDYLGNSIDDIIFQKINIAKPNTKLIVSDDNLKYKYIILDKLINKNVEVIFADKIDDQIDYQKANKGLAKKVLEQFEIYDDSIFKLDKPLGRFSILQTDPYFIIDGAHNVDAINRLITATKQLNKDFIVLYATSFLKDHKTSLELLESNFDEVYIASFDHIKAWDINNLNHKNKIYDWVTFLKNNNKNILICGSLYFIPQVYKWFMENKK, from the coding sequence ATGATTTCAGTTGATGAATTTTTATTTGAATGATTAACTAGAGATAAAAAAATAAGTGTTTTTAAAGAAGTTTTAAGAGAATTAAATAATATCGAATCAAAACTACCAACTATTAATGTTGTTGGAACTAACGGTAAAGGATCAACCTCATTTTATATATCACAAGGTCTAAAACAAAAATATAAAAAAGTAGGCTTATTTATTTCTCCTGCTTTTATGTTTCATAATGAAAGAATTCAAATTAATAACACTCCAATTAGTGATGATGATTTAAAAAAATATATTAAAAAAGCCGAAGTTTATATGTATAAATATCAGTTAAACTTTTTTGAAATGTGAACACTAATTATGATTTTATATTTTGTTGATAATCAGGTTGATATTGTAGTTTGTGAAGCTGGTATTGGTGGGTATTATGATACAACTAATTACATGTCTAATCAAATACTTACAGCTTTTAGTTCTGTTTCAATTGATCACACTGATTATTTAGGTAATAGTATTGATGATATTATTTTTCAAAAAATAAACATAGCAAAACCTAACACTAAACTAATTGTTAGTGATGATAATTTAAAATATAAATATATTATTTTAGATAAATTAATTAATAAAAATGTAGAAGTTATTTTTGCTGATAAAATTGATGATCAAATAGATTATCAAAAAGCAAATAAAGGTTTAGCTAAAAAAGTTTTAGAACAATTTGAAATTTATGATGATAGTATCTTTAAATTAGATAAACCTTTAGGAAGATTTAGTATTTTACAAACTGATCCTTATTTTATAATTGATGGTGCTCATAATGTTGATGCAATAAATAGGTTAATAACAGCAACAAAACAACTTAATAAAGATTTTATAGTTTTATATGCAACAAGTTTTTTAAAAGATCATAAAACTTCATTAGAGTTATTAGAAAGCAATTTTGATGAAGTTTATATAGCTAGTTTTGATCATATTAAAGCTTGAGATATAAATAATCTTAATCACAAAAATAAAATTTATGATTGAGTGACATTTTTAAAAAATAATAATAAGAATATTTTAATTTGTGGAAGTTTATATTTTATTCCTCAAGTTTATAAATGATTTATGGAAAATAAAAAATAA